CCGCTACGGAGCTCCGGGGTATTTCCCCCGATGGTCACCCAGATGATCTCGGTCGGTGAGCAGACCGGTGCGCTCGATGCCATGTTGAGCAAGATCGCCGACTTTTACGACGATGAGGTCGACACCGCGGTGAGCACGCTCACCTCCTTGCTGGAGCCGATCATGATCGTGTTCCTCGGCGTGGTCGTCGGCGGCCTCGTCGTGGCCATGTATCTGCCGATCTTCAAACTGGTCACGCTGGTCAAGTAGCCCGAGAGCGAGGTTGCCCAAGTCGCAGACGCTCCGGTCGTCCCTCTGGGGGCTGAACCGGGCGCGGCTGCTCACGGCCGTCATCGTCCTGGCGGTCGGAGCGCTGCTCCGGATCACTGACGCGTTTCCCTACGCCTTTGGCCCCTTCGCGATCATGGTGCTGGGTGTCGCAGCGGCCGGCCTCGTGCTTCCCCTGGCCGACCGCCGCGGCATCCGTCCGGACCGGATCGCCTGGTTCCAGTTCAGCCTGGACGCGCTGCTCATCACCGGCATCGTGACCGCAAGCGGTGGACCGCGGTCCGTGTTCATTCCCTTGTACGTCGTGCTGGTGGTGGGGTCCTGCCTGGTACTGTCACGCGCCGGCGGCCTGGTGGTCGCAGTGATCTGCAGTCTCCTGTACGTCTTGCCGGTGCTCGGGCGCACGATCCTGCCGGTCCTGGACATCGGGATTCCGGGGGAGAACACCACCGTCGAGATTCTGACCGTTTTCATGAACGCCGGCGTGCTCCTGGTCGTCGCGGTGCTGGCCGGGGCCCTCGCCGGGCAGTATCACGAGCTGCACCAGGACATGGAGAACCAGCGAAAGCATCTGTCGGATCTCCAGGCCTTCCGTGACTTGATCTTCGAATCGGTCGGATCCGGCCTGGTCGCGGTGGATCCGGCGGGACGAGTCACCGCGTTCAACCGCGCGGCCGAATCCATCACCGGAATACGGGCCGCCGAGGCGGTGGACCAGCCGTGGGAGGCCATCTTCGGCCGCGGCGTCAATCTGGAGGAGGCTCGTCGCGCGGTGTCCGAGGGTACCGAGCCGGCACCTCGGTACGAGTTCCCTCTGCGCCGGCGAGACGGACACGAGGTGCCCGTGGGCATCTCGTTCCGTTCGCTTCGATCGGGCACCGGCGACGTGGCCGGACTCATCGGCGTCTGCCAGGATCTCTCCAGCATCAAGCTGATGGAGCAGCGGGTGCGGCAGTCGGATCGGCTGGCCGCGGTCGGCCGGCTCTCCGCCAACATGGCTCACGAGATCCGGAATCCGCTCGCTTCCATCTCCGGAGCGGTGGAAGCCCTGGCCCGCGACCTGCCGCCGGATCATACTCGTGGCCAGCTGGTGGAGATCGTCCTGCGGGAGTCGGCCCGGCTCAATCAGATCGTCGGCGATTTCCTCGAGTACGCTCGGCCGGCACCGATGGTGCCGCTCGAGATCAACATGGCCGAGATTCTCGACGAGGTCCTGCTCCTGATCGAGCACCGCACCCTCCCCGCGAGTCTGAAGGTGGTCCGCGAATACGGCGACACCCTGCCCACCCGAGCCGATCCTCAGCGCCTTCGCCAGGCCGTGTGGAACCTCTGCCTGAACGCGGTGCAGGCGATGCCGGAAGGCGGTGAACTGCGGGTCAGTGCCCGTTCCCTTCGCGAGCGCGGAGGCCGTCTCCAGATCTGTATCGCGGACACCGGCCAGGGCATCTCGGACAGCGACCTGCCGCACATCTTCGAGCCATTCTTCTCGACCAAACCTGAAGGAAGTGGAATCGGTCTCGCGCTAGTCTATCGGGTGGTGGAGGAGCACGGCGGCTCCATCGAGGTTCGCAGCCGGGTGGGCGACGGCACCACGTTCATTCTGATCTT
Above is a genomic segment from Candidatus Methylomirabilota bacterium containing:
- a CDS encoding ATP-binding protein; the encoded protein is MPKSQTLRSSLWGLNRARLLTAVIVLAVGALLRITDAFPYAFGPFAIMVLGVAAAGLVLPLADRRGIRPDRIAWFQFSLDALLITGIVTASGGPRSVFIPLYVVLVVGSCLVLSRAGGLVVAVICSLLYVLPVLGRTILPVLDIGIPGENTTVEILTVFMNAGVLLVVAVLAGALAGQYHELHQDMENQRKHLSDLQAFRDLIFESVGSGLVAVDPAGRVTAFNRAAESITGIRAAEAVDQPWEAIFGRGVNLEEARRAVSEGTEPAPRYEFPLRRRDGHEVPVGISFRSLRSGTGDVAGLIGVCQDLSSIKLMEQRVRQSDRLAAVGRLSANMAHEIRNPLASISGAVEALARDLPPDHTRGQLVEIVLRESARLNQIVGDFLEYARPAPMVPLEINMAEILDEVLLLIEHRTLPASLKVVREYGDTLPTRADPQRLRQAVWNLCLNAVQAMPEGGELRVSARSLRERGGRLQICIADTGQGISDSDLPHIFEPFFSTKPEGSGIGLALVYRVVEEHGGSIEVRSRVGDGTTFILILPSPDGATQG